Proteins from one Mycteria americana isolate JAX WOST 10 ecotype Jacksonville Zoo and Gardens chromosome 1, USCA_MyAme_1.0, whole genome shotgun sequence genomic window:
- the CCDC59 gene encoding thyroid transcription factor 1-associated protein 26: MAAARRGGPGPAAENAGAVARGPRRKRLWRPVLLRDVVGSVQEGRGFAFRRKQKIERQYRKLLKKGRKVHSQQDNQFTDTYPEHLKHLYLAEEEMLKKRRRAPDDSVLSEEKLNAVESVMTEGKFKKKTSNQKAKEEYEKIKAERARKKEEAEKRKQQREAAQRLYKQKKMEAYKILSKKTKRGQPNLNLQMEFLLQKIQQNT, encoded by the exons atggcggcggcgcggcgcggcgggccgggacCGGCGGCGGAAAATGCGGGCGCCGTGGCCCGCGGTCCCCGCCGAAAGCGGCTGTGGAGGCCCGTCTTGCTGCGCGACGTCGTGGGCAGCGTCCAGGAGG GACGAGGATTTGCATTTCGGAGAAAACAGAAGATCGAAAGACAATACAGGAAATtgttgaaaaagggaagaaaggtcCATTCACAACAGGATAATCAGTTTACCGATACTTATCCAGAGCACTTGAAACATCTTTACCTAGCCGAGGAAGAAATGCTTAAGAAACGGCGCAGGGCTCCAGATGATTCagttttatcagaagaaaaacttAACGCAGTaga GTCAGTTATGACTGAAGGGAAGTTTAAGAAGAAAACGTCCAATCAGAAGGCAAAAGAAGAGTATGAGAAAATAAAGGCTGAGCGTGCCAGAAAGAAAGAG gaagcagaaaaaagaaaacaacaaagagaagCAGCTCAACGGTTgtacaagcaaaagaaaatggaagcttATAAAATATTGAGTAAGAAGACAAAAAGAGGACAGCCAAATCTAAACTTACAAATGGagtttcttcttcagaaaatacagcaaaatacatAA